The Flavobacterium sp. 20NA77.7 genome includes the window AAAGCCTTTGGAAATGTACGATTAAGCCAAGGCGATAGTATCGTCATGACGAGTCGCTATGCCGAATATAATGGAAAAACACAATTTGCCTTTGCCACTGGAGATGTAAATATGCGCTCACCCGATTCACATTTAGTAACAGATACTGTTTTTTTTGACCGAAGTATTCAACAAGCCTTTTACAGAAGTTATGGAACCATTTATAACAAAGAAAACGTTTTAAAGAGTAAATCTGGCAGGTACTATGTCGATCAAAAAAAATACACCTTTAAAACAGCCGTAACCGTAACTAATCCACAATGCGTTATAAAAACAAACAACTTGGATTTTTATGATAATTCAGGTCATGCTTATGTGTTTGGGCCTTCTACAATTACCAGTAAAAACGATGTAATTTACACCGAAAATGGTTTTTATGATACTAAAAATGATGTAGGTAAATTAAAAGACAAATCCAATATAACCTATAACAATAGAAAAATAGAAGGCGACATTATAGACTATGACCGCAAAAAGAATTTTTCTAAAGCTACCAATAATGTTAAAATTACAGACACTGTCAATAATTTAATTGCAAGAGGTCATTATGCCGAAGTTTATCGAAACATAGGAGGTGTAAAAAAAGATTCCATGTTTATTACTAAACATGCATTAGTTTCCACATTAATAGATAAAAAAAGTAAAGATTCTTTACATCTACACGGTAAAAAAATACTAATAACCGGACCTGCTGAAGATCGGACGATAAGAGCTTTCAACAATGTTAGATTTTACAAGTCAGATATGAGTGGGAAATGTGATTCTATTCATTCAAACAATAAAACGGCATTAACAAAACTTATTGGAAAACCTGTAATTTGGAACAATTCAAATCAAATGACAGGGGATGAAATTCATTTAATAGGCAACAACAAAACCGAACAATTGGATTCAATCAAAGTCCTTAACAATGCCTTTTTAGTAGAAAAAGACACCATAGGAACAGGCTATAATCAAGTAAAAGGCCAATTTCTGTATGGCAAAGTAAAAGACAATAAACTCTACGAAGTAGATATCATAAAAAATACGGAAAAAATCTACTATATGTATGATGAAAATAACGATTTAGTAGGTATAGACAAAGGTGTTTCAAGTAGTATAAACATGAAACTAGAGAATAATAAAATTGTCGAATTAACTTCATTTAAAAAAATTGAAAGTGATACATATCCCGACAAAGAATATCCCGAAAATGCTAGGAAATTAAGAGGCTTTATTTGGCGAATAGATGAAAAAATAAACACAAAAGATGATCTATTTCCAGAAGACGAAAAAGCAGTAGATGCCAAAATAAAGGAAGATACTTCTAAAAAAGAGAAAGAAACCGTAAAACCTATGAAGGTTTTAAAAGAAACCAAAGAATACGGTAAAAAAAGTAGTGAAAAAGACCAAAATACAAAAGTAAAAAGTAAAAAGTAAAAAGTGATTCATATATTTCGTAACTCGTAATTAAAAACAATGTTAAACGATTTTTTCACCTATCAAGCGCAAACATCACCACATCCATTAGCTATGGAAATTTCTCATGCTAAAGGAAGCTACATTTATGACACAGATGGCAACCGTTATTTAGATTTTGTAGCAGGTGTATCGGCTTGTAGCTTAGGACATCAACATCCAAGAGTAAATGAAGCCATAAAAAATCAGTTAGACAAATATTCGCACGTGATGGTATATGGTGAATATGCTCAACACCCCGCTACGGAATTTTGTAAGCTATTGGCGCAACATATGCCCTATCCCTTAACGAAAACCTATTTAGTTAATTCAGGAACAGAGGCAACAGAAGGCGCCTTAAAATTAGCGCGCAGGGTAACGGGCAGAAGCCAATTAATCTCTTGTTTTAATGCCTATCATGGTAATACGATGGGCAGTATGAGTGTGATGGGTTTTGAAGAACGCAAACAAATATTTAGACCTTTAATTCCCGATGTTGATTTTATTACCTTCAACAATGAAGCAGACATAGAAAAAATTACAACTAAGACAGCGGGTATAATTTTAGAATCTATTCAAGGTGGTGCAGGATTCATTCAACCTGAAAATGATTTTTTAAAAAAAATAAGACAACGCTGTGACGAAGTAGGCGCTATCATGATACTAGACGAAATTCAACCGGGATTTGGTCGTACAGGAAAACTTTTCGGATTTGAAAATTATGATGTCATTCCAGATGTAGTGGTTATGGGGAAAGGCATGGGTGGCGGCATGCCTGTAGGGGCATTTACAGCCTCCGAAAAAATGATGGATTTACTAAGTCATGATCCAAAACTTGGACACATTACTACCTTTGGCGGACATCCTGTCATTGCGGCTGCCTGTTTAGCTACCCTTCAAGAGGTAACCGAAACCAATTTAATGGCAGAAACGTTAGAAAAAGAACAATTAGTTAGAAAGTTACTACAGCATCCGTTAATCAAAGAAATACGAGGCAGAGGCTTAATGCTTGCCGCCATGACTGATAGTCCAGAAATCACAAACGAAGTCATTTTACGTTGTCACAAGAGAGGTTTAATCTTATTTTGGCTGCTTTTTGAAGGATGCGCCATTAGAATCACTCCTCCGCTTACCGTTTCAAATGAAGAAATTGAAGAAGGTTGCACTTTACTACTAGATGTGCTCAATGAAGTACAAGAAGAGCTAAAACGGTAATCATTCTTGCCTTTTTTTAGCTATTCCTTTGTTAATTAAATTGTTCAAAACAAATAATTGGCAAGGAAATTGCGCAACATTAAATAGTTACTTTTAGTACTATTAATACTAAACTCGAATTGCTATGAATATGAGTCATGATGAAGAAGAAAATAGCCTGTCACTTTCGAAGTTTGAATCAATGCTAAAGACCAATAAAGTTTTTTTCTTTGACTCAGAAGAATTTGAAGACATTATCCTGCATTATATGGATACAGGTCGAATGAATTTAGCAAAAAAAGCGTTAAAACTAGGGTTAGAACAACATCCAAAATCGTCTGGGTTAAAATTAGTTCAGGTAGAAATGCTGATTTATGAAGATAAACTAGATCAAGCAGAAAAACTATTAAATGACTTATATGCCTTAGAACCCACTAACGAAGAAATCTTTATTCAAAGAGCTAATATTTGTTCGAAAAGAGACCAACATGATAAAGCCATTGAAAATTTAACTCTTGCTTTAAAATATACAGATGATGAAGCAGATGTATATTCTATGATAGGCATGGAATATTTATTCATGGACAATTTAGAATTAGCCAAAGAAAATTTTATCAAATGTTTAGAACAAGATGATGAAGATTATTCGGCACTTTATAATGTGGTATATTGTTTTGATTTCTTAGATCAAAATGCTGAAGCAATCGTATATTTAGAAAAATTCATCAATCATAACCCATACAGCGAAGTGGCTTGGCATCAGTTAGGTCGCCAATATTATGCCTTAAAAAATTATGAAAAAGCCGTTTGGGCATTTGATTATGCTTGTTTAATTGATGAAGGTTTTTTAGGTGCTTATCTAGAAAAAGCAAAATCACTTGAAAAATTAGAACGCTATCAAGAGGCTATAGAATGTTATACGATTACAATGGAATTAGACGATCCTACCTCGTATAGTTTATTGCGCATTGGTAAGTGTTTTGAAAAATTAGGCAATACAGAAGAAGCGTTAAACTTTTATTTAAAAACAGTACACGAAGATCCTTTATTAGATAAAGCTTGGATTGCCTTAACAGATTTTTACATTCGTCAAAAAAATTACCAAAAAGCATTGTATTATGTCAACAAAGCATTAGGAATTGATAACGACAATCCGTTATATTGGCGAAGATATGCGAACATTAACCAATTTTTAAGCTTCTTTGAAGAAGCCGAAGTGGGTTACCGAAAAGCCTTCGAAAACGGGGATGTTGAATTAGATAATTTCTTATGTTGGAGTGACGTACTTTATATTTTAGGCGAAACGGAAGGTGCTATTGAAATACTAACTCAAGCTAAGGAATTGTATGCAAACGAAAGTGAAATTTTATACAGATTAGTTGGATTGAACAGTACACTTTTAAATGAAGAAGTAGCTGAAAAAGAATTACTTGAAGCCGTGCAAATAGACCACCATAAAAATTACATCTTAAAAGATTTGTTTCCATTTGTGTGGAAAAACGAACGCATACAAGCAATATTAACAAATTATAAGCCTTAAATACACTCCTTTTTATGGAATTTATTGATTTTTTATTGCATTTTTTAAAAGACCCTTTAAGCGTCATCAACGAGTTAATTGAACAGTATAATACCCTTATATATTTTATTTTATTTTTAGTTGTTTTTGTAGAAACGGGTTTCGTTATCATGCCTCTATTGCCTGGCGATTCTATGTTATTTGCTATTGGGGTTATTGCCGCAACAACTGGAAAACTAAGTATAGCCATTTTGATACCCTTACTCATTTTTGCTGCCTTATTAGGCGATAATTTAAATTACTTTGTAGGGCATAAATTTGGTGAACTCATCAAAGAAAAAAAGAAAATACTTTTTCTTAAAAAAGAATACATTACAAAAACCGAAGCTTTTTTTGAAAAAAATGGCGGAAAAGCAGTAATCTTAGCCCGTTTTGTTCCCATTATTAGAACAATTGCCCCTTTTGTAGCAGGAGCGGGAAGCATGAAATATAAAACCTATATTCTCAATTGCATACTTGGTGCATGTATTTGGGTTACAAGTATTACGTTTTTAGGCTACTTTTTAGGCCAAATAGAAATCGTGAAAAACAATTTTGAAAAAGTCGTGTTAGGTATCGTTTTACTTTCTATTTTACCTATTTTTGTTAAACTCTTTCAAACAAAATTTAACAAAAAGTAATTACTAAAATGTCTAAAAAAGTTAAAAAACAAAGGCAATTTGGACTTATAGCAAAAGAAAGCAGCCATTCTTTTTCTAAAAAATATTTTACCGAAAAATTTACTCAAAATTTTTTTGAAAATTGTGATTATGAAAATTATGATTTGCTAACCATCGATAAATTTCCCGAATTACTAGCAACTACTAAAGGACTTGTAGGGTTAAATGTTACGATACCTTATAAAGAAGCCATTATTCCGTTTTTAGACAAAATAGATAAAAAAGCACAAAAAATAGGCGCCGTAAATTGCGTCACTATTTCAAAAAATAAAAAAACCAAAGGCTACAATACCGATTATTATGGTTTTAAAAAAGCACTTAAACCTTTACTAAAAAAACACCACAAACGCGCCTTAATTTTAGGAACAGGTGGCGCTAGTAAAGCCGTAGCTTTTGCCTTAAGAAAACTTGCAATAGAATATGACTTTGTCAGTAGAAACCCTAACGAATTTCAATTTGGATACAACGAATTAGATGCAACTGTTTTTACTGATTATCAAATTATTATTAATACCACTCCCCTAGGCACCTTTCCTAACATGAAAGAATGTCCGTTGTTACCTTATGAACTGTTTACCGACCAACACATTGCTTTTGACTTAGTGTATAATCCGGAACAAACGTACTTTTTAAAACAAGCCAAAGCACAGGGTGCAAAAATTAAAAATGGCTATGATATGCTTGTCTTTCAGGCAGAAAAAGCATGGAAAATTTGGAACAAATAAGTTTTTATAGCTAAAAACAAGCATTTTCTTTGAATTTACATGAGGCTTTAGTATCTTCGAACCTTTAAAAACATAAAACTTTTCTAAAATGTTAGAAGAAACGAATGATAACCTGCCAATGGCAGACGGACAAACTGAAACAGAGTCTACTGAAAATGGAACGGCACTTTCTGCACAAGAAATTATAGATAATCACTTAGCAGAAGCTAGTGAAGAAGGCTCGCTTATTGAGACACATGAAATTCCTCAAAAAGACTATGAATCACTTTCTATGGAAGCTATAGTTGAAGAACTAGCCGAATTAGTAAGTCATGAAAATATTATGGTTGTAAAAAACCATATTGAGGACATCAAAAAATCTTTTTTAGGTAAATACCACCAATTCATAGATGAAAAAAGAGCTGCTTTTTATACAGAAAATGAAGCAAGTGTAGAATTTGATTATCATTTTCCATTGAAATCAAAATTTGACCAACTATATGACACCTATAAAGCAAAACGCACCAAACATTTTAATCAAATACAAAACCAATTAAAAGATAATTACGCTACACGAACAACATTAATTGAAGAGTTAAAAACGCTTATTGATACCGGTGAAACAAGCATGTCTGACATGTTTAAAAAATTTAATGAAATTAGAGAGCGTTGGAAAAATGCAGGAGCCATTCCTAAAGATAAATACAATTTATTATGGAATAATTACCATTTTCATACAGATCGTTTTTATGAATTGGTGCATTTAGATAAAGAAATACGTGATGCTGATTTTAAAAACAATTTAGATCAAAAAGTAGCCATTATTGAAAAGGCAAAAGCCTTACTTGCTGAAACAGATTTAACGAAAGCTTTCCGTGAATTGCAAGTATTGCACAAAGTATGGAAAGAAGAAGTAGGTCCTGTAGATAAAGAACATCGTGAAAAAATTTGGATTGAATTTAGCGAAGTAACCAAGCAAATGCACGACAAACGTGAAGCTATGTTTGCACAAGCTAGAGAAAAAGAACAAGACAACCTTACGGCAAAAAACAATGTAATTGCACAACTTACCGCTTTAGCCGAAGAAAAAGTAGCAGCTCATGGCGATTGGCAAAAACAAATTACAAAAATGGAAGCATTGCGTCAAGATTTCTTTGCGATAGGCCGTGTTCCTGCAGAAGTTTCAGAGGCAACTTGGCACAATTTTAAAGTAGCTGTTAAAGCATTTAATTCTAATAAAAATGCTTTTTATAAAGACATTAAAAACGAACAACAACAAAATTTAGATAAAAAATTAGCTTTACTTGAAAAAGCCAAAGCACATGCAATTTCTGATGATTTTGATGCTACCACGCCTATCATGAAACAAATTCAAGAAGATTGGCGTAAGATAGGCCATGTGCCCCGCAAGCATTCTGATGAGATATGGGCAACATTTAAGGGTATTTGCAACACCTATTTTGACCGTTTACACGAATCTAGAAAAGAAGAAATACAAGTGGAAGTAGAAGCTTTTGAAAAGAAAAAAGCCTACTTAGAAACCTTGAAATCTTTTGAGTTAGTGGGCGACCACAAAACCGACTTAGACGCTATAAAAGCACATATTGCTGCTTGGAAAGAGCTAGGTAAAGTGCCGCAAAACAGACGTCATATTGAAGGTAAATTCAATAAAATTCTTGATGCTTTATTTGAAAAATTGAGTTTGTCTAAGAAAGATTCAGAAATGATGCGTTTTTCAAACAAACTTGATAAATTAGCTGAAGGCAATGATCAACGTGCTATTGTAAACGAGCAATTATTTATTAGAAGAAAAATTGATGAGTTACAAGCTGAAATTTTTCAATTGGAAAACAACATCCAGTTTATTTCAAATGCTAAAGGCGACAACCCGTTTGTAAAAGAAGTGCATAAAAGCATTGAACGCCACAAAGAAGATTTAAACATGTGGAAAGAAAAACTGAAAAAGTTAAATACGTTAGTATAATAAAAAAGCACCGAAAAATCGGTGCTTTTTTTATTTTTGTAAAACTCAAACCGAAACATTTTACATACACTATCCATACACTATCCATACACTATCTATGGAGTATCTATACACCTGAACCTTCTTAAAATAACAATACAGATTTATTAATTATGTTTTTGAAGGAAAAAAATACGCAATATTCTGCTAGAAGTATAGAGGAAGTAATACTATCATTTTTAATTAGAAAGTGAAACCGACAAACGATTTATTCAAGAATTATTAGGACATAGCAGTCCGAAAACCACAATGATTTACACTCATGTAACAAACGATAGTTTAAAAAAATAAAAAATCCTTTTGATGTGTAAGTTTTTTAATCTAAATTTGAAATGCTTAATAAAAATAAGCGAAATAAAAGTAAGCAAAACTTTCGCCAATCTTGCCAATTTGGAATAAAAGTAGTTTGAAAGTTTCGCATATAAACGAGTTGGCAGCAATAAATCTAAAAACGTGCAGAAAATAGAATCTCCAAAAATTAACGAATGGTTAGAAAATGCTATAAAATGGCAAAATGTCTCACGTCCATTGAAAATTTCTAATTTCCTTCCAAAATTTGACAATTACGTAGGTTTAACTTGGAAACTTGGTATAATTGAAAATTTTCCTTTTAATGATTTTATCCAAAATGCAAAATCAGAAACAGAAATAAAAAACAATAGAGAGATTTGGCATCATTATCCTGAAATATTTAATGAAGATTCTGAAACTGGATTTGTAGAAATTGCAACAGAAGAGATCTTTCGAAAATTCAAAATTCCTTACCATGATTACAAAAATGATGGAAAATTACCATGGAACACTAGAGCAATAAGAATTTTAGAAGGCAAAATCAAAGAAACCTTATCTTTTATATTGGAAAAAATTCCTGAAAATGAAAATCTCATCATGTATTGGGAAGATAATTACAGATACAATATTGAAGATAATTTATTCAATATTTCTAGAGAAGATTACTTAAAAGAAATGCAGGATACAAGATTTGATGCAAGCATATATTTATATCCAGAAAGTAAAAATTGGTGCTTAGTTAATCTTGAAGATTTAGGATTTAACATTTTGGCGTTTAATGACGTTATAAAATCACAAATGGAATTCTTAACACAAGTAGAAAATTTTAAACTGACTGAAGAAAGCGAACTGTTTGAAAATTAATTTTTACTGCTGCCAACAGCCGTAACTGTTGCACAACTATCATTTTCTCAAAACAATTTACAAAAACATAAAAACAAGCCTCTTTTCTCTTCGATAAACTCAGAGACCAAAAGAGGTTTATTTTTATAAATGTAATTCAAAATTCTAATATTTTGAAGGCTTAAATTGAGTTATTGTTGTCTTAAAAAGCTTGTTTTGAAAAAAAAAGCACTTCCCTATTTAGAGAATAAACTGTGTAATAAAATTTTTCTTTCCTTGCATGAATAAATTTACAAATTAATCTTCAATTATGTAATTTTTTGTATATTTGAGTTGTGCAACAAGCACAACGGTTTGGCTCCAGTGGCGAGGTTTCGTGTTCCAAAGACAGTTTTGTGGTTAATGGAACATTAGTTTTTCATATCAGGTTTTGTGGTAAAAGTCCCGCCTTTCGGGTAGCTGCAAATCGTTGTGCGACATTTTGGCTGAACGAAACGAAAAATCAAATTTTATGAAAAAATATAACTATTTGCTGCTTATTTTAATTGTTATTTTTACTTTTTCATGTAAAAGTAATTACAAGCCAATATTCAATAATTTAAATGAATTTGAAATATCAGAAGGTTATAGTTTTATTTCTCAAATAGAAACAAAAAGAAAAGTAGAAGAAATTTCTAAGTTAGATTTAAATAAAGGTGAGGAATACAGAATTAATAAAACTATAATATTCATTGACACAACAAAAACATACGCTTCAACTAGACGAAACTATAAAGATTTTGCAAAACAAATTAATATAGACGATGTGCAACTTCTTCATTTACTAAAAACTTTTGACAAAATGAACGTGAGTGAATATTATGACAATGGCGATTTTTTATTATTTCCAGTTGAAAAATATGCTTTATCTAAACAGAACGGATACATTTTCGAAATAGATACTGAAATAAAAATTGGAGACATTTTGAATGTTAAAAATGGATACGTTTACGGAAATAAGATAATTATAACAAAAAGAATTGATTCCAAATGGTGTCAGTATGAAAGCTTAAATTAAAAAAATTAGTAACCAAACATACCAAAATGAAAAAAATGAAGTATATTTTTTTAATGACAATAAGTTTTGCGTTTTATAACTGTGCTTCAACACAAAATCAATCCACTAATGATGGAAGCTCCATGGAAAAAGCACTAAAAGTAAAAAGTATTGAGCAAGAATATAAAATTGCAAGCGAGAAATGTAGTGATTGCAAAATGAAGAATCAAAGACTTATTTTCAATGATAAAGATAAACCTTTTGATGTATTAACCTATATTAAACCAAACGGAGAAGAAGTAAAATATTATTTTGATATTTCAAGCTTCTACGGGAATTTTTAAATCTAACTGCTACAGTGGTTTGCTTCAATATCGAAGGCTTAATCTTTATTGTGTTTCCTTAAGAAATGGGTTAGCTACTTTTCTCTTCTATTTAGTTAAATAGAGCACCAACAAACCACCACTGCGCAAGCCTAAAACGTTTTAAAATATCTATGTCTTATCATAAATTGACTAAAAAAAATAAGCTCATGAAGAAAAGAATATTTTTAATTTTTGTATTTGCAACACTTTTTTCCTGTAAGCAAGCTAGTACACTAGAAACTTTTGAAATAGAAACTGTACATACGGTAAGAAAATATGAGTATGCTGATGCTAGGGGTAAACGTGTACTTATAGAAAACAGTTTATCAAGAGGCGGATCATACGTTGGCCCGAATGGTGAGG containing:
- a CDS encoding OstA-like protein, whose product is MKKYILNLFSLLFFGISFSQGVILEKEVLNSTPVAPNSNPNAIKILHSDFIDKNQVEIPGAIIFTGNVQVEHKGVLINCNKAYHFTDEDYVKAFGNVRLSQGDSIVMTSRYAEYNGKTQFAFATGDVNMRSPDSHLVTDTVFFDRSIQQAFYRSYGTIYNKENVLKSKSGRYYVDQKKYTFKTAVTVTNPQCVIKTNNLDFYDNSGHAYVFGPSTITSKNDVIYTENGFYDTKNDVGKLKDKSNITYNNRKIEGDIIDYDRKKNFSKATNNVKITDTVNNLIARGHYAEVYRNIGGVKKDSMFITKHALVSTLIDKKSKDSLHLHGKKILITGPAEDRTIRAFNNVRFYKSDMSGKCDSIHSNNKTALTKLIGKPVIWNNSNQMTGDEIHLIGNNKTEQLDSIKVLNNAFLVEKDTIGTGYNQVKGQFLYGKVKDNKLYEVDIIKNTEKIYYMYDENNDLVGIDKGVSSSINMKLENNKIVELTSFKKIESDTYPDKEYPENARKLRGFIWRIDEKINTKDDLFPEDEKAVDAKIKEDTSKKEKETVKPMKVLKETKEYGKKSSEKDQNTKVKSKK
- a CDS encoding aspartate aminotransferase family protein produces the protein MLNDFFTYQAQTSPHPLAMEISHAKGSYIYDTDGNRYLDFVAGVSACSLGHQHPRVNEAIKNQLDKYSHVMVYGEYAQHPATEFCKLLAQHMPYPLTKTYLVNSGTEATEGALKLARRVTGRSQLISCFNAYHGNTMGSMSVMGFEERKQIFRPLIPDVDFITFNNEADIEKITTKTAGIILESIQGGAGFIQPENDFLKKIRQRCDEVGAIMILDEIQPGFGRTGKLFGFENYDVIPDVVVMGKGMGGGMPVGAFTASEKMMDLLSHDPKLGHITTFGGHPVIAAACLATLQEVTETNLMAETLEKEQLVRKLLQHPLIKEIRGRGLMLAAMTDSPEITNEVILRCHKRGLILFWLLFEGCAIRITPPLTVSNEEIEEGCTLLLDVLNEVQEELKR
- a CDS encoding tetratricopeptide repeat protein, with the translated sequence MNMSHDEEENSLSLSKFESMLKTNKVFFFDSEEFEDIILHYMDTGRMNLAKKALKLGLEQHPKSSGLKLVQVEMLIYEDKLDQAEKLLNDLYALEPTNEEIFIQRANICSKRDQHDKAIENLTLALKYTDDEADVYSMIGMEYLFMDNLELAKENFIKCLEQDDEDYSALYNVVYCFDFLDQNAEAIVYLEKFINHNPYSEVAWHQLGRQYYALKNYEKAVWAFDYACLIDEGFLGAYLEKAKSLEKLERYQEAIECYTITMELDDPTSYSLLRIGKCFEKLGNTEEALNFYLKTVHEDPLLDKAWIALTDFYIRQKNYQKALYYVNKALGIDNDNPLYWRRYANINQFLSFFEEAEVGYRKAFENGDVELDNFLCWSDVLYILGETEGAIEILTQAKELYANESEILYRLVGLNSTLLNEEVAEKELLEAVQIDHHKNYILKDLFPFVWKNERIQAILTNYKP
- a CDS encoding VTT domain-containing protein, which encodes MEFIDFLLHFLKDPLSVINELIEQYNTLIYFILFLVVFVETGFVIMPLLPGDSMLFAIGVIAATTGKLSIAILIPLLIFAALLGDNLNYFVGHKFGELIKEKKKILFLKKEYITKTEAFFEKNGGKAVILARFVPIIRTIAPFVAGAGSMKYKTYILNCILGACIWVTSITFLGYFLGQIEIVKNNFEKVVLGIVLLSILPIFVKLFQTKFNKK
- a CDS encoding shikimate dehydrogenase family protein; amino-acid sequence: MSKKVKKQRQFGLIAKESSHSFSKKYFTEKFTQNFFENCDYENYDLLTIDKFPELLATTKGLVGLNVTIPYKEAIIPFLDKIDKKAQKIGAVNCVTISKNKKTKGYNTDYYGFKKALKPLLKKHHKRALILGTGGASKAVAFALRKLAIEYDFVSRNPNEFQFGYNELDATVFTDYQIIINTTPLGTFPNMKECPLLPYELFTDQHIAFDLVYNPEQTYFLKQAKAQGAKIKNGYDMLVFQAEKAWKIWNK
- a CDS encoding DUF349 domain-containing protein, which produces MLEETNDNLPMADGQTETESTENGTALSAQEIIDNHLAEASEEGSLIETHEIPQKDYESLSMEAIVEELAELVSHENIMVVKNHIEDIKKSFLGKYHQFIDEKRAAFYTENEASVEFDYHFPLKSKFDQLYDTYKAKRTKHFNQIQNQLKDNYATRTTLIEELKTLIDTGETSMSDMFKKFNEIRERWKNAGAIPKDKYNLLWNNYHFHTDRFYELVHLDKEIRDADFKNNLDQKVAIIEKAKALLAETDLTKAFRELQVLHKVWKEEVGPVDKEHREKIWIEFSEVTKQMHDKREAMFAQAREKEQDNLTAKNNVIAQLTALAEEKVAAHGDWQKQITKMEALRQDFFAIGRVPAEVSEATWHNFKVAVKAFNSNKNAFYKDIKNEQQQNLDKKLALLEKAKAHAISDDFDATTPIMKQIQEDWRKIGHVPRKHSDEIWATFKGICNTYFDRLHESRKEEIQVEVEAFEKKKAYLETLKSFELVGDHKTDLDAIKAHIAAWKELGKVPQNRRHIEGKFNKILDALFEKLSLSKKDSEMMRFSNKLDKLAEGNDQRAIVNEQLFIRRKIDELQAEIFQLENNIQFISNAKGDNPFVKEVHKSIERHKEDLNMWKEKLKKLNTLV